In Spirochaetota bacterium, a single genomic region encodes these proteins:
- a CDS encoding glycoside hydrolase family 172 protein, whose protein sequence is MMSNILSSLAVVSNAKSGRSSSWAVDGRNHDAWTIRAGKRAVLADIKGPGCIRHIWLTQREHYRECLISITFDDASHPSVLCPLGDFFGLGHSIVNSYQSLLFSASTNNNNQFNQGCALNCYVPMPFARRAVFEIINESDEDHGQYFYVDYETYDRAPHEEIGYFHAEFRRENPFGGWGHEIAVNTPEANIANKERLAWDNNYIILETKGRGHYIGCNISVTNFQGTWWGEGDDMIWVDGYKWPPDLHGTGSEDYLNQAWGMQPNAFLRNGSSICEHHTKNMFPLTKPLPWNKPLGGYQTSYVHHIENPVHFQKEIKVTIEHGHGNHLANEMSSVAYWYSDKPVKAATPPPVEKRLPVLRDERGNWRIPKENRITSRKVLLNAEMKKNKALWAKKHPTARKKK, encoded by the coding sequence ATGATGTCCAATATCCTTTCTTCCCTTGCAGTAGTAAGCAATGCAAAGAGCGGCCGATCATCGTCTTGGGCCGTTGACGGGCGAAATCACGATGCTTGGACGATACGCGCGGGAAAACGTGCCGTTCTCGCCGACATAAAGGGCCCCGGCTGTATACGGCATATCTGGCTGACACAAAGGGAGCACTACCGCGAATGCCTTATCAGCATTACCTTCGATGACGCCTCGCATCCCAGCGTGCTCTGTCCGCTCGGCGACTTCTTCGGCCTCGGTCATTCCATCGTGAACTCGTATCAGTCGCTTCTTTTCAGCGCATCGACGAACAATAACAATCAGTTCAATCAGGGCTGTGCGCTCAACTGCTATGTGCCCATGCCCTTCGCCAGGCGAGCCGTCTTCGAGATCATCAATGAAAGCGATGAGGACCATGGCCAGTACTTCTATGTCGATTATGAAACGTACGATCGAGCGCCGCATGAGGAGATCGGGTATTTCCATGCGGAGTTCCGCCGCGAGAATCCGTTCGGCGGCTGGGGGCATGAGATCGCGGTGAATACACCGGAGGCGAATATCGCGAACAAAGAACGCCTTGCCTGGGATAACAACTACATAATCCTTGAAACGAAAGGCCGCGGGCATTACATCGGATGCAATATCAGCGTGACGAATTTCCAGGGAACATGGTGGGGTGAGGGCGACGATATGATATGGGTGGACGGCTACAAATGGCCGCCGGACCTTCACGGCACGGGGAGCGAGGATTATCTCAATCAGGCATGGGGCATGCAGCCGAACGCCTTTCTCAGGAACGGCTCATCGATCTGTGAACATCATACGAAGAACATGTTCCCGCTCACGAAGCCCCTCCCCTGGAACAAGCCGCTTGGCGGCTATCAGACAAGCTATGTACATCACATCGAGAACCCGGTGCACTTTCAGAAAGAGATAAAGGTAACGATAGAACACGGCCACGGGAATCATCTCGCGAACGAGATGTCCAGTGTCGCCTATTGGTACAGCGACAAGCCGGTCAAAGCGGCCACACCGCCGCCGGTGGAAAAGCGCTTGCCGGTGCTTCGCGACGAAAGAGGCAATTGGCGTATCCCCAAAGAGAACCGTATCACATCTCGGAAAGTCCTGCTCAATGCGGAAATGAAAAAGAACAAGGCGCTTTGGGCGAAGAAGCATCCGACAGCGCGCAAGAAGAAATAA
- a CDS encoding glycoside hydrolase family 172 protein, which translates to MFNGLGMNLGNLSLLSKAKTRSISPENTTGEKGKGAMTIHPEHGPSRDLGQGWKVRPCISIKAGETVTIADIEGPGAIQQIWMTPTGNWRFTIVRIYWDGQAQPSVEVPIGDFFCSGFGTDDGSNHKGTNFRQLSSLAVCVNPGSAFNCYWEMPFRKHCRITIENIQPKDAVDANKNSMVLYYQINYTLTDVPDDAAYFHAQFRRTNPLPYKSVYTILDGVRGHGHYIGTSMAWGVNNNGWWGEGEIKFFMDGDTEFPTICGTGTEDYFCGSYNFDVGKENGGYREFTTPYAGLHQVLRPDGLYKAQQRFSLYRWHIMDPVRFEKDLRVTIQALGWRKDGRYLPLQDDIASTAFWYQTIPAAPFPELPARDMLEVV; encoded by the coding sequence ATGTTCAACGGACTCGGCATGAATCTCGGAAATCTTTCGCTTCTCTCGAAGGCGAAGACACGTTCAATAAGCCCGGAGAACACCACCGGAGAAAAAGGCAAAGGCGCGATGACGATACATCCAGAGCACGGGCCGTCGCGTGACCTCGGTCAGGGATGGAAAGTCCGGCCCTGCATCAGCATCAAGGCAGGTGAGACGGTGACCATTGCCGACATCGAAGGACCCGGAGCGATACAGCAGATATGGATGACGCCCACGGGCAATTGGCGTTTCACGATAGTGCGCATCTACTGGGACGGACAGGCACAGCCGTCGGTGGAGGTTCCCATCGGCGACTTTTTCTGCTCAGGGTTCGGCACCGATGACGGGAGCAATCATAAAGGCACGAATTTCCGCCAGCTCTCATCGCTTGCCGTGTGCGTGAACCCGGGGAGCGCGTTCAACTGCTACTGGGAGATGCCGTTCCGCAAGCACTGCCGGATCACCATCGAGAACATACAGCCGAAGGATGCCGTTGATGCGAACAAGAACAGCATGGTGCTTTACTATCAGATAAACTACACGCTCACCGATGTTCCCGATGACGCCGCCTATTTTCACGCGCAGTTCCGTCGGACAAATCCGCTCCCGTACAAGAGCGTGTACACGATACTCGACGGCGTGCGCGGACACGGCCACTATATCGGCACCTCCATGGCCTGGGGCGTGAACAATAACGGCTGGTGGGGCGAGGGCGAGATAAAATTCTTCATGGACGGCGATACCGAATTCCCTACTATATGCGGCACCGGCACGGAGGATTATTTCTGCGGCTCGTATAATTTCGATGTCGGCAAAGAGAACGGCGGGTACCGAGAATTCACCACGCCGTATGCGGGGCTGCATCAGGTACTGCGTCCGGACGGATTATACAAGGCGCAGCAGCGCTTCTCGCTCTATCGCTGGCATATCATGGATCCTGTCCGCTTCGAGAAAGACCTCCGCGTGACGATACAGGCGCTCGGCTGGCGCAAGGATGGGCGATATTTGCCCTTGCAGGACGATATCGCATCGACAGCGTTCTGGTATCAGACCATCCCTGCCGCGCCGTTCCCGGAACTCCCGGCGCGGGATATGCTTGAGGTTGTATAG
- a CDS encoding sugar phosphate isomerase/epimerase family protein, with amino-acid sequence MIIGNAAWGFRETPLEKQLAITKSMGCSILELHIASIPADLIQMNATDTDITRVKSLFAANNIRLDYASIGNDFTSADEKQNYAALDAVKKKIDIAAKLGVKGIRIFAGFSAAKDVIGKRWNVMIDCLNKAAEYANPKGIFLAIETHGGVKKTDAGFIHMPSASTGKEPLARMMNEIHPSLAFNYDPANVWAAERIAPENVLSIIRPRVKYVHLKDYRVVKDDVVMPVGCGEGVLDWNTLLRSLTDYDGPAFIEYEPTEDVEDGCKRSLMYLKHFTR; translated from the coding sequence ATGATAATAGGCAACGCAGCATGGGGCTTTCGGGAAACACCGTTGGAAAAGCAATTAGCCATCACAAAGTCGATGGGATGCTCAATATTGGAGCTTCACATCGCATCGATACCGGCGGATCTGATACAAATGAACGCAACGGATACGGATATTACACGGGTGAAGTCGCTGTTCGCTGCGAACAATATACGGCTGGATTATGCATCCATCGGTAATGATTTCACAAGTGCGGATGAAAAGCAGAACTATGCCGCGCTCGATGCCGTGAAAAAAAAGATAGATATCGCGGCAAAGCTCGGCGTGAAGGGGATCCGCATCTTCGCGGGGTTTTCCGCAGCAAAAGACGTCATCGGCAAGCGATGGAACGTAATGATAGACTGCCTTAACAAAGCCGCCGAGTACGCGAATCCGAAGGGGATATTTCTTGCGATAGAAACGCATGGCGGCGTGAAAAAGACCGATGCCGGCTTCATTCACATGCCGAGTGCGTCCACCGGAAAAGAGCCCCTTGCAAGGATGATGAACGAGATTCACCCGTCGCTTGCATTCAATTACGACCCGGCGAACGTGTGGGCGGCGGAGCGTATTGCGCCGGAGAACGTGCTTTCGATCATACGGCCGCGTGTGAAGTATGTACACCTGAAGGATTATCGTGTTGTGAAAGACGATGTTGTCATGCCGGTGGGCTGCGGCGAAGGCGTACTCGACTGGAATACGCTGCTGCGGTCGCTAACCGACTACGACGGCCCGGCATTCATTGAATATGAACCGACGGAGGATGTCGAGGACGGGTGCAAGCGGTCGCTCATGTATCTTAAGCACTTTACCCGTTAA
- a CDS encoding zinc-binding dehydrogenase, protein MSSTVCKSIVIERPREAVFRDIELAPRQSDSVIARTTMNAISAGTDMKTWRGEQHPDKLYYPCVPGYENVGVIEEEGSWAPQLKKGDRVMINEVRKFGNICSAWGGGTHIAQKDKTSAGGNDMMYKIPDNVSDVEAVLGYLGCVSLKGVWKTPIKENDTVLVVGAGLIGISAMQIVKILYPKTRVIALERHPFRLEIAKRFADAVILADGTEEQQLRDVTNGKRADVIIECSGNPAVPGTLHKFLKDGGWSRDSSGGHIHLQGDYPEKLIFDDYHRWFGKNCTLSMTCAMYGECKPQILSWISEGKLKLKGLPVETWPVEKCAEAYEYFDKKKGDVFKIVFDWRGV, encoded by the coding sequence ATGAGCAGCACCGTATGCAAGTCCATCGTCATCGAACGTCCGCGCGAGGCGGTATTCCGTGATATCGAGCTCGCGCCAAGGCAGAGCGACAGCGTCATCGCGCGCACGACAATGAACGCGATAAGCGCCGGCACCGACATGAAGACATGGCGCGGCGAACAGCATCCGGATAAGCTCTACTATCCCTGCGTTCCCGGCTATGAGAATGTCGGCGTTATCGAAGAGGAAGGATCGTGGGCGCCGCAGTTGAAAAAAGGCGACCGCGTTATGATCAATGAAGTCCGAAAATTCGGGAATATCTGTTCGGCGTGGGGCGGCGGTACGCACATCGCGCAGAAGGATAAGACGAGCGCAGGCGGCAACGATATGATGTATAAGATACCTGACAATGTTTCCGATGTGGAAGCAGTGCTCGGTTATCTCGGCTGTGTGTCGCTTAAGGGCGTCTGGAAGACACCGATCAAAGAGAACGATACCGTGCTCGTCGTCGGCGCAGGGCTCATCGGTATATCGGCTATGCAGATAGTAAAGATACTCTATCCGAAAACGCGCGTCATCGCGCTTGAACGTCATCCCTTCCGGCTTGAGATAGCAAAGCGCTTTGCGGACGCGGTCATTCTCGCCGACGGCACCGAGGAACAGCAGCTCCGCGATGTCACGAACGGCAAGCGCGCGGACGTCATCATCGAATGCTCGGGCAATCCCGCCGTGCCCGGCACACTCCATAAATTCCTCAAGGACGGCGGCTGGTCGCGCGATAGTTCCGGCGGCCACATTCATCTCCAAGGTGATTATCCCGAAAAGCTCATCTTCGACGATTATCATCGCTGGTTCGGCAAGAACTGCACGCTATCGATGACCTGCGCCATGTATGGCGAATGCAAGCCGCAGATACTGTCGTGGATATCGGAGGGGAAACTGAAACTGAAGGGCTTGCCGGTGGAGACGTGGCCGGTGGAGAAATGCGCCGAAGCGTATGAGTATTTCGACAAGAAGAAAGGCGATGTGTTCAAGATCGTGTTTGATTGGAGGGGGGTATGA
- a CDS encoding LacI family DNA-binding transcriptional regulator has translation MKRTGIKEIAKRARVSLASVSRFLNNGDNFSIRESTKRRIRKAVSELNYIPDHAARSLKSGKRETIGVILSHIDAHMTGLLAEVEICLSRKKHMLLLASSEHNVVHECALINAMRRRTDALLIVSQYDGSTSMDTYRAALANIPAVFIDSDPAFPDAVSVTGDNKGDAVKAVKHFADRGVREFIYQGAGRSLPVLKSRYEGFCEALPHGAAQEKYEDIDNADTQRFIARIKAAKTPPLMFFASLLHCEPYLSACSEHGIVVGRDVFITGFDEPIIANPTETIRKIAASLASPIPFILQDRRTIAEKSVDAALSGAHVSERVPGIFMNF, from the coding sequence ATGAAAAGAACAGGCATAAAAGAGATAGCGAAACGGGCGCGGGTATCCCTCGCATCGGTGAGCAGATTCCTCAATAACGGCGATAATTTCTCGATACGGGAATCGACCAAGCGGCGCATACGCAAGGCGGTATCCGAGCTTAATTACATTCCCGACCACGCTGCTCGGTCGCTTAAAAGCGGCAAACGTGAAACAATAGGCGTTATACTCAGCCATATCGATGCGCATATGACGGGCCTTCTCGCCGAGGTAGAGATATGTCTTTCCCGAAAGAAGCATATGCTCCTGCTTGCATCATCGGAGCATAATGTCGTTCATGAATGCGCGCTCATCAATGCGATGCGGCGGCGTACCGACGCGCTCCTTATCGTCTCGCAATATGACGGGAGTACATCGATGGATACGTACCGCGCGGCGCTTGCGAACATACCGGCGGTGTTCATCGACTCCGATCCCGCGTTCCCCGATGCCGTATCCGTTACCGGTGACAATAAAGGCGATGCGGTAAAAGCGGTGAAGCATTTTGCCGACCGGGGAGTGCGTGAGTTCATCTACCAAGGGGCCGGGCGTTCATTGCCGGTGCTGAAAAGCCGCTACGAGGGATTCTGTGAAGCGCTCCCGCACGGTGCAGCACAGGAGAAGTACGAGGACATCGATAATGCCGATACGCAGCGATTCATCGCCCGAATAAAAGCAGCGAAGACACCGCCGCTCATGTTCTTTGCATCGCTCCTTCATTGTGAACCGTATCTTTCCGCCTGCAGCGAACATGGTATTGTCGTGGGACGCGATGTGTTCATCACCGGCTTCGATGAACCGATCATAGCGAACCCGACAGAGACGATACGAAAGATCGCGGCATCGCTTGCATCACCCATTCCGTTCATACTGCAGGACAGACGGACGATAGCAGAGAAATCCGTCGATGCGGCACTGAGCGGTGCGCATGTTTCGGAGAGAGTCCCCGGCATTTTCATGAATTTTTAA
- a CDS encoding cation diffusion facilitator family transporter, which produces MNRKARAARISVLSNSVLIVIKCVAGVLSGSVSIVSEAIHSGMDLLAALIAFFSVRVSDNPPDNKHQYGHGKFENISGVIEALLIFVASGWIIYEAIMRLFHRTAIHSIDIGIAVMAISSVVNILVSRMLYRVARETNSVALEADALHLKADVYTSAGVAVGLLIIRLSGLAVIDSIVAIAVAIFILREAFLLLLKAVQPLIDVGLSAAEMGELEGIIANYKLTYHKLRTRRSGSHVFIDMHLLFPGGISIGDAHDTTDILKSDIRKAFSGADVTIHMEPE; this is translated from the coding sequence ATGAACAGGAAAGCCCGCGCTGCACGTATCTCCGTACTATCCAACAGTGTACTCATTGTCATCAAATGCGTCGCAGGCGTCCTGAGCGGTTCGGTCAGTATCGTGTCCGAAGCGATACATTCCGGCATGGACCTTCTCGCCGCGCTCATCGCTTTCTTTTCGGTACGTGTTTCCGACAACCCTCCCGACAATAAACATCAGTACGGTCACGGGAAATTCGAGAACATATCCGGCGTCATTGAGGCGCTCCTTATCTTCGTCGCATCGGGATGGATCATCTACGAAGCGATCATGCGGCTTTTTCACCGCACGGCGATACATTCCATTGATATCGGCATAGCCGTGATGGCGATATCTTCGGTCGTGAACATTCTCGTGTCGCGAATGCTCTACCGCGTTGCACGCGAGACCAATTCCGTCGCGCTCGAGGCCGATGCACTCCATCTGAAGGCGGATGTGTATACGTCAGCTGGCGTCGCCGTTGGGCTTCTCATCATACGCTTAAGCGGGCTTGCCGTCATCGACTCCATCGTCGCCATCGCGGTGGCGATATTCATACTTCGCGAAGCGTTCCTGCTTCTCTTGAAGGCGGTGCAGCCGCTCATCGATGTGGGGTTATCGGCGGCGGAAATGGGCGAGCTTGAGGGCATCATCGCGAACTATAAGCTCACGTATCACAAGCTCCGCACGCGGCGTTCCGGAAGCCATGTCTTCATCGACATGCACCTCTTGTTCCCCGGCGGCATATCGATAGGCGATGCGCATGACACAACCGATATACTCAAAAGCGATATACGAAAGGCGTTCAGCGGCGCCGATGTGACGATACACATGGAGCCGGAATAA